The genomic segment CCTTGCTCATTGCATCCATCTTCTCACCGTCCTTTTAGCCTCTTTCTCAAGCCAAACAAAGCGCACAACCCGGTTAACAGGTCCCGCGCTTTGTTTGGCTAAGGAAATCCCTAGCCGTTAAAATGCCCAAGTATGGCCGCGATCCCTGAACGCGACAATTTCTTAGGTTCTTCAGTACTTCCGCCATGAAGTCGTATTTGTTCTTTCATTTCGTCGTGCATGTCATCGAATATGGCCGATATCTCATACCAATTGTGATCGTACCATGGTTTGGCAAGCTTCCTCCGAGACAAACGGCCGTATAATTCCGCAATCGTTAAAGGTTTGCTATCCTTCCCGCCTGATTCTGATTTACTTGGTCCCTTACTGACCGTAGAGAAATCGATCAACAGCCGATTCCATCAATTCCGGGATGCTGTTGTCAAACTCCTCCCGCGTGAAACCATCAATGCAGATCATGTTCAAAATTTCCACCCAATTGCTTACCATCGTCTCAGACTCTTCTTCTTTCGCCACGGAAACGGCAGGCTTGATACGATATATGCCGCTATTGTAAATCGCCGCTACCTCTTTAATTTGCTTAATGGTTCCTACCCGAATAGTTTTGCTGACATCCGCCGCAAATTGCACCGTTGGGCCAATGCCCATAATCAAATCAATGTTTTGCTGTTCCAATATAAACGCCTCCTGAAATTTAGTTGAAAAAGGGAAGGCATGAGCCTCCCCATGAAATACTATGAAGCAATAATGTCAATTACTTTCTTGTCGGCTCTATTCGCATCAAGCACAGCCAGTTCTAACGAATTTGAAGTAGCCGATTTTCGTTGCTGATCAATAGAAAAAGTTCCTAGCATTTGGGCTTTGTAAATAATAACAACAACGTCAAACCATTCATTGGTATCATCATCTAGCGCTCTGCCGTATGCGACAAACTTATATGCTTTATTGCGCGTTGTTGTTGTAATCGAGGCACCAGAGGCAGTCGCAGAGTTATAATCTCCGAATACCCTTACATCTTTCCCCGCAAGTGTCGCATCGCCAAAAGTAATAATGCCAGCAGCCACAGTATACTGCAAAGCTGTAGGGGTAGCCGCAACACGCTCTAATTTTTTCCCGGCATTTACATGATCTTTTGATACAACGATTACCCTGTCGGAATTCGCAACCATATCAGCGCCTTTTGTGATGGTAACCGTACTATCAGAAAGCACCGTCAGTTTTTCGAAAAAAGGCACAACTGCTTGACCGTTTGTCAGTTCCGCGCCTGTAGCAGCTAGAAGCATGTTATAATCCAGTACCGCATTTTCCAATTGGATGCCGGATTCAGCATCCTGTTCGGTCAAGTGAAATGCATATTTACTCGTGCCCCCATAAACGCGCTGCTGTTTAGCATCAATTGCGATTGTCATTTTGTTAAGTCGATCAAAAAATCCCACTGGGTTTTCGTTCTCATCAAAAAGAGCCGCATCCGAAATATCATCGACTACCCATTGCTTGGTTGATAAAGACATTTATAATTCCTCCTCTGTAAATAAAAAACGCCTAACCGTTAACGATTTCGGCTAGACGTTGATCAATCTCTTTAATGCGCGTGTATTCCTTTTTCTTCTGGTATCCTTCGACAGGATTGTATGCCTGCCAAATTCCCAACTTCTTGGCTAATGAGATTTTTTCATTCTGAAGCTTCACAGCTTCAGAGAGTTCGACGTTATCTTGCTTTTCTCTCATGTCATTGACCTCACTTTCTTACGTAGTCTACGTCATATATGGCTTTGTAACCTTTGACCCCCGTAATCCCGGTTGCAAAATCCGTGTCATACGCTAAGTGACAACGGAAGGTGTTAAATGATTTGTGCGATATATATGAATCGTGAAAGAGTTTAAACGCCCTTCCTCCGATTAAGCGAGCTTCAACATTACTTTTTGCATAAAACTCTACGCTAAACTTCCCCTCAAAAACTAAGTGATTTCGAGCAAAACGCCCTGGCGTGACATACATGAGCACGGCCGGAACAGTGTCGGATGTAAAGGCCGTATCTGGCTCTAGACCCTTAATTATTCGGCTCGTGACTTCATCGGCCGGCGAAGACGGATCAAGGCCGAAAAACTGCATAAATGAAGCATCTTTAATTAGGGTAATGGCTACCGCATCTATAAGCTCTTGGCTCACGTCTTCACCTCATTTTGAAATATCTATGATACGGGAAATCCTCTATCACCCTTTGCAGCCCCTGCAATATTCGTTGGCGATTAGCTTGCAAAGCTATCCGCAAAAAATAGGTTGGTGGCGTCGGGCCATAGCTCTGATCGATGTCGCCACGTGCTGCCAGCTCCTCTAAATCCACGCCAGCGTAATTACCGCCCGATTCCTGTATCGATCCGTCTATCGCTCGGTATTTCCCTTTGCCACGCCCTACAACAGCCTTGTTGGAGCGTGACCTATAAGAGTTCCATAAATCCGACGCCATATAGCGAGCCAAGCCAGGATTCTCAGCAGGTCCGGCCATTAGCGAGCCTTTGCCAAATTGCTCGAGCCATGCCTGCCAATAATCAGCAGTTATCCGCATGCTGAACATATCCGATGCCAGCGTTTCAAGGTGAGCCCGCACATAATCCCGCACAGCTGGATAATAGCGTATATTGCCTTTGGCCGTCTCCGTTACGATGTTGGCCAATGCAATAATTTCCGCCAGCATAGCATTGCGCAAATCTCTTTCAGCCAACGCATGGTCATAACCTACATAACCATTGCTCATCGGGTATCCTCAGATAGCTGTACATGCAGCAGGTTCGGATATTTAATGCCGTCTACCGCATCAACCTTAAATGCTCGGCCATCCAGTATGATGCGATCAGGTGCCTTTGGATTATTATCCTGCGCCCTCTTCACGTCCACGCTTGTTTGCAACACTAATACATATTCCGTTGTAGGCAACAACCCCGGATCAGATTGGCGCATATCAGCTGTCACGAATTGCGCGAAGCAGATAACGTCGGAAACAACAGTAACAAATTGCTGGCTACCAATGGGATTATAGTTGTCGTCATACGCTTGGGTTTGGCGCTGGACCTCGATTATGGTATTGCTCTTAAGCAGCGAGCAATATTTATCACGGTCAACCGTTGGCCGCATGGTCAGCACCAAGAAGCTCGCATCGGTCTGCACAATGTCGCCAAGCTGCACCACTGATGTTGGAGCAAATAATCCGTTGTATACGTACTCTTTGCCCATGACGGTTGTAGCCTTTGTTTCCCGCGACAGAATTACATTTTCTTCCACATCTAAATTCCCAGACGTTTGGGGAATTGTGCATGGCGTATGACGATGATTAAATTCATAAAACATGGTATCACCTACCTGAATGATTGAACTGTAAACTCCGATAGTAAGTCGGATATTTCCGGAGTCACCATATTGTTGCTGAAATACTCTATCGTCGAATCAAAATCTTTTTTCGACTTAATATTTGAATGAAGGTTACTCTTGAGCTGCGCCACCAGCAGCCCGCATGCAACCTTGACTTTATCGGGGATGACTTCCCAGCCGCTTGAATAAGTAACCTCCAGCTCGATGTACGGCGACCCGAACGGTGAGCCAATGCACCAGACCGTACCAATCTGTTTATCGATGTCCAGCAAAGATAGGTCAATATTCTCGAAGCCTGGCGCACCGAAAAAGCCACCCATGATGCCCTGAGCAGCTCTCCCCTGTGCCTCCGTAACCTCGATTACAGGATGATAGCTCAAATGCCCCCGCTGCGAGTCGGACAAGGGTATGCGCTCGGTATACTCCTTAACTCCAATCTCACGCTTACAGTATCCGTCAATAATAGCCGACGCCCGAATAATCAACGGAAGCGTCAGCTCAACGCCAGCTGGCACATAGTCGGTATCTGTTAATTCAAGGTATTGGCTCATTCAGCGTAACCTTCAGCTATGAGCTTATCCGCCAGTTCATTAGACAGTTCCGCCGCCCCATCTTTAAAGTTAATGACCAGTGAGCTGAAATGCAGTGAATGAAACCCAGTGCGCTGACTATCGGTCCCGATAAGCTGCACAACTTTTGTCATGCTAATAGCTGGCTCAGAAGTCTTCGCATCCTCGAACGCTTCCCCAGCTACCTTCAGTGCCGCCAAACTGGTATCAATGTCCTTAGCAGATGCTGCGTCGTCTTCTAGCACACTTACTGATGATTCAATTGCAGCATTAAAAATTTTTACTGCTTCCTGTGAATGATTTCCTAATTGTTCACCAATAACCGCCGCTCCAAGCAATGCTGTAGCGCTAACTGTCGCTTCCCTGAGCTTTTTCAATTTTGCTTCTGACAATTTATTTCCTCCTCTCAATAAATGTGAGACGGTCATTTGACCGCCTCACATTCTAGCAATCTATGCTACAGCAACAATTGTCGGACGCTCAATCGTACCGTAAGCATGAGCATAGCTTGGGCCTTTTGCTACTGGCGCGCCATACTTGATACCAACAAATTGTTGAGCTAAATTGCTCGTTTTACCAAGCTCGAATAGATAAATCCCTTTCTCGCCGACATAATGGTATTCCACCATTGGTTCGGTCAGTATTGCGATACCGTAATCTGTATTACTTGCTGTTGTTGCATTAACTGCTGAAGGCATAAATGGTTCCGGAATAATAGGAAGCACTCCCGCAGCAGTCATAATGGACATAACTTCCAAACCAGCAACAACAGTCTTCCGCAGATTACTGATTTGTGTTTGATTATTCCCGGATGCCTCCTGTTCTTGCTCTAGGTAGTGATGGCCGATTGGGTGAATATAAATTGCTGTTGGCATTAACGCATACAGCTCGCTACTCACCATAGCAGCAACCTTCGCCCTAATAGATGCCACGATGGATGCAGCTGGACTTACAGCAAACGTATTTGTAATCTGCTTGGCTAAGCCCACATACTCCAATGTTGTAGGTACAGCTAGCGATGAATCTGAACCCCTCCATAGTGCTTTCCCATGTGCAAGGCTGATCCCGTTAAGCATGTCGTTCAAGTCTTTAGATTGCAATTCTGTGAAATTACCCTGCTGTGCACCCAGCGTAACGTCATAATGAGTGAAGTTCGTTTGATTCGTCAGCGCCTTAACTTTCAAGCTATGTGGCGTTCTGACATTGCTCGTCGGAGTCGCCGAAGGCGATCTTGGATTAACGAACGCACCGCCGTTAATAGTGTTTTGTTCAAAATACGTCGAGAAATCACCAGTAGCCGGTGTATAGTTGAGCCTGCCTTCTAAAACAGAGTTTCGACGCAAGGAATCCGTAATTTCTTTTTGAAAATCATCTGTAATCAACGCACCGGGACCCTGAAACTGAACTGCTGCTGCGATATCTACAAATTGAGCCTCTCCTACGCGACTATTCATGTATTAATTCTCCCCCTTCGCAGACAATTCCGCCCGCGCTTGTAGTTTCAATTTTGTCGATTCTGCTGGTGAAAGGTTTAATTTATCAACTGATGCACAGAATGTATGGATGTCAGTGTCTTCCCCATCCTCTGCCTTCGCTCCGTATTTAGAAAGCAACTGTGAAGCAGCTAGCGTTTTTCGTTCTGGCTCACCAGGCTTTATAGCAGCCGCCTTTAACTCAGTTAGCTCCCGCTCCGCTGCTGCAAGCTTGTCCTGAGCTGCTTGCAGCGCAGCTGTCGCCGTCTCTTCAGGTGACTGGGCCGCTGGAGCTGCACCCGCAGCTTTTACGTCAGCTACCTCTGTTTTAATAGTCGCAACCTCCGTTGCGATGGTTTGCACACTGGCTGTCAGCGTTGCCATGCCGGTTGTAACGGCAGCAAGTGAGTCCTGCATTGCTTGGATTTGTTCTGGTGTCATTTCGACATCCTCCTTCAATTTATTGTTTCTGGCAGCAAAGCTCGTTGTCTTATAAGCTGCCTTATCAGCAAACAGGATTGCTGCACCCGTACCACAAAATTCGAGCACATCAAGTACGTTCTCATCCTGGGCGTTGGTTACTTTGGCTTCCATCTCAATTGATGTCCCGAATTTATATTCCGGCCAATCGTGTTCGAGCGAAAGCCCGTTGTAATACCTTATTGTTGCAACTACGTCTGGAAAGTCTTTTCCGAAAATGTATCCCTCAGCCATCGCAAATCCGTCCATAGATCGGAACGTCTTAGATATGATGCCTACCTTGAAACGGGTATCATGATCAGACATACCTTCCTGGTAGTCGATGTTTACGCCCATACCTTCAAACGTGCTCAGAAATTGATCACATACCGCAGAAGATACGCGAATCAATTTCCCGTCAGCCCCGTGTGGCGATCCGTCCGAAGGCTGCCCAATCGAAAACAGCGAACAGGTAAACGGAATCTTGTTTGGATGACTGATAGACGCTTCATCAGCAAGCTTCAGGTTAGCTGCTTTCATAGCTTTGATAAACTTCAATGGTTCCTCACCTCCCTTCAGGCAATTTGGGCAAAATAAAAACGCCTACTCTTTATGTGGCGTCTTCGTTATCGCTATTGCTGCTGTTATCGTCATTAGGCTCAGGAGTATCTTCCGGATTTGCCTTCGTCTTCTCTGCCTTCGTTTCATTGATTTCATCCCTTGTCTTATTGATGTCAATGATCGTTCTATTTGTCGGCTGGAGCACAACCTCACCATGCTTATTGGGTAGCGCCTTCCTAGCCTGCCTGTCTCTGACCTCATCAGGCGTAATCGACATACGATCTAAGTACACCGCATCAATCTCCGCTTGCAGCTTCTGATCCTTGAGCGACATGACATAATGGAATTTGAATTCGATCTTCCCGCCCATTTTAAAGATGCCATCAATAATGTGATTGTTTATGTGCTCAACGATGTTTTCAGCAATCGACTGCACGGTTGAATTGGTATCCTCATCCTCGCTGTCTGCCGTACTCCTGTTCACGTCTTTTGTCTGCCCCAATTTTTTCGGGGAAATATCAAAAGCGAGCGCAACAATTTCGATCAAAAAGCGCTGCCACTCGATAAATAGCGCCTTATCGTCAGTCGCCCCAAGATCAAGCACACTGACTCCCTCGAAGCCGCCGACAATCGGCATAGCGCCTTGCCCCATAACCTCGTTACGCCAGTATTCTCGAAACTTAGCAACGCCGCCTGGCTCCGTTCCTTTACCAAGGTTCAGCAACTTGCGAAGAAAGGAGTTCTTTGCTTGTTTCCCTGCCGATCGGTGAGTATCAATAAAGTTGTTTACTGATTCCCACACCGTTTCCAATGGAGATAGACCAAACGGCGTATTTGTTCGTGGATTCATTCGCATGTACATCATTTCCGATGCCTTCAAGTGAACGTATTTACCGTTTACCCGCTGCGCATAGCGATACGAGTCGGGTTTTCCATCCCAGCTCGGATAAAGTTCAATGGAAAACGTGTCTGTCGGATACATCCGAAACGGCCGCAGCTTGTCGCCCGCCCGCAATATCTCCGAAGAGCCCGCGCTGCATACGAGCATATCCTCAACATTCTGCTCTAGCCACGACCTAAACGTATCTGATGGATTCGGCTTCAGCAGCGTGGCTTCGATGATTTTGCATATCTCCTTGTATTTCTCGGTATCCGCTTCATCGATAGCAGCTACCGACCAGTTCAGCTTTACAATCCCCGTCTTTATGACGTTGATTGCGCGCCTCGGAATAGGCGATTCACTCAGCAGCCGCAGGTTAGCCGGTGTTTTCTTCTTCTCTGGCTGGTTGTTCCCGTTCTTTCCTCCGTAACCGTATGAATACGGGTAACTGTCTGTTTGCCGTTCTGGCTCGTTACGAGTACGGCCAGCTTCCAGCCAGTTGATTACCCATTGCCTGATGCCCAAATGCATTCACCTCCCCTCTATATAGATAATGTGCCGAATGAATATCCTGAATCTGTTTCCACCTCAGCATAGGCCAAAACAAAAGCGTCGGCTCTGTCCGGAGACTGTAGCCCACGCTTCTTCATGTCCTCTTTACGCTCAAGGTATATCTTGCCGTTGCTGTTCATGCGCCACTTGCGCGTGGAGAGCTGAGCAATTAGCTTTTCATCGTCCGGCAGCTCCAGCACTCCGGGAACGCCAAGAATGAAATTACTCATATTCTCCTCAAGCAGCGATTTAATGCAGCCCCACATTTCAGAGCCTAGATTACCGTAATGCTCATCGCTTGCCGATGATCCATTATTTACTGGGACAATGATATAACCCAATTGGCGCTCCTCATTAATTTCTCGCAGCCGATCCGTTACAGCTCCACCTATGCCGCTATCGTCAATCCGTATCTCTACCTCATATATCTCAGGTCGTTCGGCTCGTGCCTCATCGATCAGGCGTAATATCCAACCTGTCGTTTGCATTGTGTCCTGTTTGTGATGATGACGTTCAATTACCGTCTTGCCGCCGATCCTGCCGTAAATGGATGTTTCATCGTCTCCGAAGCGAGCAATGTCCGCGCCTACTATCAGCCTGGTACCTACTGGCTGCAATCGAACATCATTCTTCGCAAATTCAGCAGCCTCCAACGCTATGAACGAATTGGACTCACCTCTGGGAAACTCCCCGTCCACCCTTACACGAATAACGTCGCTGTCCTTGCCGTACTTGCTTTCCAGCATTGCAATGTTGCGCCTGCTCGTCCGCTTACTATCTCGGCTGGATACTCGCCGCGAACGGTAATTCTCGCGATCCTTGTTGTGCGAATCGTAAAACACCCCTGATGTACGTGTCGGGTTACCGCACATAACAAGCTTGTTCTCGTCACCTGACAGCGTACCAAGGATAGCTTCCATTATCCTATCCTCTACACCTGATGCTTCATCAACGATGAACAACATGTAGTCTTCATGAAAGCCCTGCATGTTCTCCGGCTTCGTCGCCGTCCGGGCCGTTGCGAACCAGCGCTCTTCCTGCCCAATCATGTATATCTTCGTTTTCGTCCACTTAAGCAATTGCTTCACCTTGGAACCTTCAAGCCACTTGGCAATCTCGGCCCAAAGTACATCATGCAGCTGCTGGCGCGTCGGAGCTGTACAAATCACTTTAGGATTTGGTCGGCAGCACAAAAACCATATTACGAGTGCAGACTCAAACGCCGTCTTGCCGACGCCTTGCCCTGAACGGATAGTGGTCAAAGGCACCTCGGCAACATCCATCATGGCCGTTCGCTGCCAATCATCCGGGTCAAACTCAAGCATATCTTCCGCGAAGGCCACCGGATCATCCCAGTATAGGTCGATGAGCTCGACCAGCGTTGAAACAACGTTATACGGTTTACTCATACGCCTTTAACCTTTTCTTTCCGCTTCTCAGCAGCTTGCTTCAAAGCTGCTACCCAATCTTCAGCTTCCGATTTCTTGCCGCCGCCTTTCAGCTTCTCGGCTTCTGCTTTAGT from the Paenibacillus sp. BIHB 4019 genome contains:
- a CDS encoding phage portal protein, translated to MGIRQWVINWLEAGRTRNEPERQTDSYPYSYGYGGKNGNNQPEKKKTPANLRLLSESPIPRRAINVIKTGIVKLNWSVAAIDEADTEKYKEICKIIEATLLKPNPSDTFRSWLEQNVEDMLVCSAGSSEILRAGDKLRPFRMYPTDTFSIELYPSWDGKPDSYRYAQRVNGKYVHLKASEMMYMRMNPRTNTPFGLSPLETVWESVNNFIDTHRSAGKQAKNSFLRKLLNLGKGTEPGGVAKFREYWRNEVMGQGAMPIVGGFEGVSVLDLGATDDKALFIEWQRFLIEIVALAFDISPKKLGQTKDVNRSTADSEDEDTNSTVQSIAENIVEHINNHIIDGIFKMGGKIEFKFHYVMSLKDQKLQAEIDAVYLDRMSITPDEVRDRQARKALPNKHGEVVLQPTNRTIIDINKTRDEINETKAEKTKANPEDTPEPNDDNSSNSDNEDAT
- a CDS encoding 3-oxoacyl-ACP reductase, with product MKFIKAMKAANLKLADEASISHPNKIPFTCSLFSIGQPSDGSPHGADGKLIRVSSAVCDQFLSTFEGMGVNIDYQEGMSDHDTRFKVGIISKTFRSMDGFAMAEGYIFGKDFPDVVATIRYYNGLSLEHDWPEYKFGTSIEMEAKVTNAQDENVLDVLEFCGTGAAILFADKAAYKTTSFAARNNKLKEDVEMTPEQIQAMQDSLAAVTTGMATLTASVQTIATEVATIKTEVADVKAAGAAPAAQSPEETATAALQAAQDKLAAAERELTELKAAAIKPGEPERKTLAASQLLSKYGAKAEDGEDTDIHTFCASVDKLNLSPAESTKLKLQARAELSAKGEN
- a CDS encoding AAA family ATPase — its product is MSKPYNVVSTLVELIDLYWDDPVAFAEDMLEFDPDDWQRTAMMDVAEVPLTTIRSGQGVGKTAFESALVIWFLCCRPNPKVICTAPTRQQLHDVLWAEIAKWLEGSKVKQLLKWTKTKIYMIGQEERWFATARTATKPENMQGFHEDYMLFIVDEASGVEDRIMEAILGTLSGDENKLVMCGNPTRTSGVFYDSHNKDRENYRSRRVSSRDSKRTSRRNIAMLESKYGKDSDVIRVRVDGEFPRGESNSFIALEAAEFAKNDVRLQPVGTRLIVGADIARFGDDETSIYGRIGGKTVIERHHHKQDTMQTTGWILRLIDEARAERPEIYEVEIRIDDSGIGGAVTDRLREINEERQLGYIIVPVNNGSSASDEHYGNLGSEMWGCIKSLLEENMSNFILGVPGVLELPDDEKLIAQLSTRKWRMNSNGKIYLERKEDMKKRGLQSPDRADAFVLAYAEVETDSGYSFGTLSI